From the Rhinatrema bivittatum chromosome 3, aRhiBiv1.1, whole genome shotgun sequence genome, one window contains:
- the LOC115086868 gene encoding formin-like protein 20 isoform X1 has protein sequence MPMDRGDVDAESAEMPDVKSRGRGRGAQSARGGRGSRGMGMKVPVVIGRERVRGKAANGLMRGGRGRMRPYPDPRGRRGGRGGPPGFPPPPPMRGMPRGPFPPPPPPPRPGLPPPGPMGFRGRPPLPRTRGMPPRPRGHFPPSRGFPNGPGAPPLPPPGRGQRWPGPPGGRRY, from the exons ATGCCAATGGATCGAGGCGATGTGGATGCCGAGTCTGCAGAAATGCCAGATGTTAAAAGCAG GGGGCGAGGCAGAGGCGCTCAGTCAGCGAGAGGAGGCCGTGGCAGTAGAGGAATGGGAATGAAGGTGCCAGTCGTCATTGGCAGAGAGAGGGTCAGGGGCAAAGCAGCTAATGGACTCATGAG GGGTGGTAGGGGAAGAATGCGTCCATATCCTGATCCAAGGGGGCgaagagggggcaggggaggtccTCCAGGTTTTCCCCCGCCCCCACCTATGCGAGGGATGCCAAGAGGACCCTTccccccaccacctccaccaccaag acctGGACTTCCACCTCCCGGACCAATGGGATTTAGAGGAAGACCACCGCTCCCCAGGACCAGAGGAATGCCTCCAAGACCAAGAGGTCACTTCCCCCCATCTAGAGG CTTTCCCAATGGACCCGGTGCACCACCACTTCCGCCACCTGGCCGGGGCCAGAGATGGCCTGGACCGCCAGGTGGCAGACGCTATTAA
- the LOC115086868 gene encoding wiskott-Aldrich syndrome protein homolog isoform X3, with protein MPMDRGDVDAESAEMPDVKSRGRGRGAQSARGGRGSRGMGMKVPVVIGRERVRGKAANGLMRGGRGRMRPYPDPRGRRGGRGGPPGFPPPPPMRGMPRGPFPPPPPPPRPGLPPPGPMGFRGRPPLPRTRGMPPRPRGHFPPSRGIVTL; from the exons ATGCCAATGGATCGAGGCGATGTGGATGCCGAGTCTGCAGAAATGCCAGATGTTAAAAGCAG GGGGCGAGGCAGAGGCGCTCAGTCAGCGAGAGGAGGCCGTGGCAGTAGAGGAATGGGAATGAAGGTGCCAGTCGTCATTGGCAGAGAGAGGGTCAGGGGCAAAGCAGCTAATGGACTCATGAG GGGTGGTAGGGGAAGAATGCGTCCATATCCTGATCCAAGGGGGCgaagagggggcaggggaggtccTCCAGGTTTTCCCCCGCCCCCACCTATGCGAGGGATGCCAAGAGGACCCTTccccccaccacctccaccaccaag acctGGACTTCCACCTCCCGGACCAATGGGATTTAGAGGAAGACCACCGCTCCCCAGGACCAGAGGAATGCCTCCAAGACCAAGAGGTCACTTCCCCCCATCTAGAGG CATAGTCACCCTTTGA
- the LOC115086868 gene encoding wiskott-Aldrich syndrome protein homolog isoform X2, translated as MPMDRGDVDAESAEMPDVKSRGRGRGAQSARGGRGSRGMGMKVPVVIGRERVRGKAANGLMRGGRGRMRPYPDPRGRRGGRGGPPGFPPPPPMRGMPRGPFPPPPPPPRPGLPPPGPMGFRGRPPLPRTRGMPPRPRGHFPPSRGMMLLLSSEG; from the exons ATGCCAATGGATCGAGGCGATGTGGATGCCGAGTCTGCAGAAATGCCAGATGTTAAAAGCAG GGGGCGAGGCAGAGGCGCTCAGTCAGCGAGAGGAGGCCGTGGCAGTAGAGGAATGGGAATGAAGGTGCCAGTCGTCATTGGCAGAGAGAGGGTCAGGGGCAAAGCAGCTAATGGACTCATGAG GGGTGGTAGGGGAAGAATGCGTCCATATCCTGATCCAAGGGGGCgaagagggggcaggggaggtccTCCAGGTTTTCCCCCGCCCCCACCTATGCGAGGGATGCCAAGAGGACCCTTccccccaccacctccaccaccaag acctGGACTTCCACCTCCCGGACCAATGGGATTTAGAGGAAGACCACCGCTCCCCAGGACCAGAGGAATGCCTCCAAGACCAAGAGGTCACTTCCCCCCATCTAGAGG AATGATGCTGTTGTTGTCTTCCGAAGGGTAG